One genomic segment of Pongo abelii isolate AG06213 chromosome 13, NHGRI_mPonAbe1-v2.0_pri, whole genome shotgun sequence includes these proteins:
- the PKN3 gene encoding serine/threonine-protein kinase N3 isoform X2: protein MRGERPPPPRGGNLWPGPSQWPPEDEKEVIRRAIQKELKIKEGVENLRRAATDRRHLSHVQQLLRSSNRRLEQLHGELRELHARILLPGPGPGPAEPVASGPRPWAEQLRARHLEALRRQLHVELKVKQGAENMTHTCASGTPKERKLLAAAQQMLRDSQLKVALLRMKISSLEASGSPEPGPELLAEELQHRLHVEAAVAEGAKNVVKLLSSRRTQDRKALAEAQAQLQESSQKLDLLRLALEQLLEQLPPAHPLRSRVARELRTAVPGYPQPSGTPVKPTALTGTLQVRLLGCEQLLTAVPGRSPAAALASSPSEGWLWTRAKHQRGRGELASEVLAVLKVDNRVVGQTGWGQVAEQSWDQTFVIPLERARELEIGVHWRDWRQLCGVAFLRLEDFLDNACHQLSLSLVPQGLLFAQVTFCDPVIERRPRLQRQERIFSKRRGQDFLRASQMNLGMAAWGRLVMNLLPPCSSPSITSPPKGCPRTPTTPREASDPATPSNFLPKKTPLGEEMMPPPKPPRLYLPQEPTSEETPRTKRPHMEARTRRGPSPPASPTRKPPRLQDFRCLAVLGRGHFGKVLLVQFKGTGKYYAIKALKKQEVLSRDEIESLYCEKRILEAVGRTGHPFLLSLLACFQTSSHACFVTEFVPGGDLMMQIHEDVFPEPQARFYVACVVLGLQFLHEKKIIYRDLKLDNLLLDAQGFLKIADFGLCKEGIGFGDRTSTFCGTPEFLAPEVLTQEAYTRAVDWWGLGVLLYEMLVGECPFPGDTEEEVFDCIVNMDAPYPGFLSVQGLELIQKLLQKCPEKRLGAGEQDAEEIKVQPFFRTTNWQALLARTIQPPFVPTLCGPADLRYFEGEFTGLPPALTPPAPHSLLTARQQAAFQDFDFVSERFLEP, encoded by the exons ATGAGAGGGGAGCGGCCTCCCCCGCCCCGGGGCGGGAACCTTTGG CCTGGGCCGAGCCAGTGGCCCCCAGAGGATGAGAAAGAGGTGATCCGTCGGGCCATCCAGAAAGAGCTGAAGATCAAGGAGGGGGTGGAGAACCTGCGGCGCGCGGCCACAGACCGCCGCCACTTGAGCCATGTGCAGCAGCTGCTGCGGTCCTCCAACCGCCGCCTGGAGCAGCTGCATGGCGAGCTGCGGGAGCTGCATGCCCGAATCCTGCTGCccggccctgggcctggcccagctg AGCCTGTGGCCTCAGGACCCCGGCCGTGGGCAGAGCAGCTCAGGGCTCGGCACCTAGAGGCTCTCCGGAGGCAGCTGCATGTGGAGCTGAAGGTGAAGCAGGGGGCTGAGAACATGACCCACACGTGCGCCAGTGGCACCCCCAAG GAGAGGAAGCTCCTGGCAGCCGCCCAGCAGATGCTGCGGGACAGCCAGCTGAAGGTGGCCCTGCTGCGGATGAAGATCAGCAGCTTGGAGGCCAGTGGGTCCCCGGAGCCAG GGCCTGAGCTGCTGGCGGAGGAGCTACAGCATCGACTGCACGTTGAGGCAGCTGTGGCTGAGGGCGCCAAGAACGTGGTGAAACTGCTTAGTAGCCGGAGAACACAGGACCGCAAGGCACTGGCTGAG GCCCAGGCCCAGCTACAGGAGTCCTCCCAGAAACTGGACCTCCTGCGGCTGGCCTTGGAGCAGCTGCTGGAGCAACTGCCTCCTGCCCACCCTTTGCGCAGCAGAGTGGCCCGAGAGTTGCGGACTGCGGTGCCTGGATacccccagccttcagggacaCCTGTGAAGCCCACCGCCCTGACAG GGACACTGCAGGTCCGCCTCCTGGGCTGTGAACAGTTGCTGACAGCCGTGCCCGGGCGCTCCCCAGCGGCTGCACTGGCCAGCAGCCCCTCCGAGGGCTGGCTTTGGACCAGGGCCAAGCACCAGCGTGGCCGAGGCGAGCTTGCCA GCGAGGTGCTGGCTGTGCTAAAGGTGGACAACCGTGTCGTGGGGCAGACGGGCTGGGGGCAGGTGGCCGAACAGTCCTGGGACCAGACCTTTGTCATCCCACTGGAGCGA GCCCGTGAGCTGGAGATTGGGGTGCACTGGCGGGACTGGCGGCAGCTATGTGGCGTGGCCTTCCTGAGACTTGAGGACTTCCTGGACAATGCCTGTCACCAACTGTCCCTCAGCCTGGTACCGCAGGGACTGCTTTTTGCCCAG GTGACCTTCTGCGATCCTGTCATTGAGAGGCGGCCCCGGCTGCAGAGGCAGGAACGAATCTTCTCTAAACGCAGAG GCCAGGATTTCCTGAGGGCTTCGCAGATGAACCTCGGCATGGCGGCCTGGGGGCGCCTCGTCATGAACCTGCTGCCCCCCTGCAGCTCACCGAGCATAACCAGCCCCCCCAAAGGGTGCCCTCGGACCCCAACAACACCGCGAGAGGCCTCTGACCCTGCCACTCCCAG TAATTTCCTGCCCAAGAAGACCCCCTTGGGCGAAGAGATGATGCCCCCACCCAAGCCCCCGCGCCTCTACCTCCCCCAGGAGCCAACATCCGAGGAGACTCCG CGCACCAAACGTCCCCATATGGAGGCTAGGACTCGACGTGGGCCATCTCCACCAGCCTCCCCCACCAG GAAACCCCCTCGGCTTCAGGACTTCCGCTGCTTAGCTGTGCTGGGCCGGGGACACTTTGGGAAG GTCCTCCTGGTCCAGTTCAAGGGGACAGGGAAATACTACGCCATCAAAGCACTGAAGAAGCAGGAGGTTCTCAGCCGGGACGAGATAGAGAG CCTGTACTGCGAGAAGCGGATCCTGGAGGCTGTGGGCCGCACAGGGCACCCTTTCCTGCTCTCCCTCCTTGCCTGCTTCCAGACCTCCAGCCATGCCTGCTTTGTGACTGAGTTTGTGCCTGGTGGCGACCTCATGATGCAGATCCACGAGGATGTCTTCCCCGAGCCGCAGGCCCG CTTCTACGTGGCTTGTGTTGTCCTGGGGCTGCAGTTCTTACACGAGAAGAAGATCATTTACAG GGACCTGAAGTTGGATAACCTTCTGCTGGATGCCCAGGGATTCCTGAAGATTGCAGACTTTGGACTCTGCAAGGAAG GGATCGGCTTCGGGGACCGGACTAGCACCTTCTGTGGCACCCCGGAGTTCCTGGCTCCTGAGGTGCTGACCCAGGAGGCGTATACACGGGCTGTGGACTGGTGGGGGCTGGGTGTGCTGCTCTACGAGATGCTGGTGGGTGAG TGCCCGTTCCCAGGGGACACAGAGGAAGAGGTGTTTGACTGCATTGTTAACATGGACGCCCCCTACCCCGGCTTTCTGTCAGTGCAAGGGCTTGAGCTCATTCAGAAG CTCCTCCAGAAGTGCCCGGAGAAGCGCCTCGGGGCGGGTGAGCAGGATGCCGAGGAGATCAAGGTCCAGCCATTCTTCAGG ACCACCAACTGGCAAGCCCTGCTCGCCCGCACCATCCAGCCCCCCTTCGTGCCTACCCTCTGTGGCCCTGCGGACCTGCGCTACTTTGAGGGCGAGTTCACAGGGCTGCCGCCTGCCCTGACCCCACCTGCACCCCACAGCCTCCTCACTGCCCGCCAACAGGCCGCCTTCCAGGACTTCGACTTTGTGTCAGAGCGATTCCTGGAACCCTGA
- the PKN3 gene encoding serine/threonine-protein kinase N3 isoform X4: MEHREPGPSQWPPEDEKEVIRRAIQKELKIKEGVENLRRAATDRRHLSHVQQLLRSSNRRLEQLHGELRELHARILLPGPGPGPAEPVASGPRPWAEQLRARHLEALRRQLHVELKVKQGAENMTHTCASGTPKERKLLAAAQQMLRDSQLKVALLRMKISSLEASGSPEPGPELLAEELQHRLHVEAAVAEGAKNVVKLLSSRRTQDRKALAEAQAQLQESSQKLDLLRLALEQLLEQLPPAHPLRSRVARELRTAVPGYPQPSGTPVKPTALTGTLQVRLLGCEQLLTAVPGRSPAAALASSPSEGWLWTRAKHQRGRGELASEVLAVLKVDNRVVGQTGWGQVAEQSWDQTFVIPLERARELEIGVHWRDWRQLCGVAFLRLEDFLDNACHQLSLSLVPQGLLFAQVTFCDPVIERRPRLQRQERIFSKRRGQDFLRASQMNLGMAAWGRLVMNLLPPCSSPSITSPPKGCPRTPTTPREASDPATPSNFLPKKTPLGEEMMPPPKPPRLYLPQEPTSEETPRTKRPHMEARTRRGPSPPASPTRKPPRLQDFRCLAVLGRGHFGKVLLVQFKGTGKYYAIKALKKQEVLSRDEIESLYCEKRILEAVGRTGHPFLLSLLACFQTSSHACFVTEFVPGGDLMMQIHEDVFPEPQARFYVACVVLGLQFLHEKKIIYRDLKLDNLLLDAQGFLKIADFGLCKEGIGFGDRTSTFCGTPEFLAPEVLTQEAYTRAVDWWGLGVLLYEMLVGECPFPGDTEEEVFDCIVNMDAPYPGFLSVQGLELIQKLLQKCPEKRLGAGEQDAEEIKVQPFFRTTNWQALLARTIQPPFVPTLCGPADLRYFEGEFTGLPPALTPPAPHSLLTARQQAAFQDFDFVSERFLEP, from the exons ATGGAACACAGAGAG CCTGGGCCGAGCCAGTGGCCCCCAGAGGATGAGAAAGAGGTGATCCGTCGGGCCATCCAGAAAGAGCTGAAGATCAAGGAGGGGGTGGAGAACCTGCGGCGCGCGGCCACAGACCGCCGCCACTTGAGCCATGTGCAGCAGCTGCTGCGGTCCTCCAACCGCCGCCTGGAGCAGCTGCATGGCGAGCTGCGGGAGCTGCATGCCCGAATCCTGCTGCccggccctgggcctggcccagctg AGCCTGTGGCCTCAGGACCCCGGCCGTGGGCAGAGCAGCTCAGGGCTCGGCACCTAGAGGCTCTCCGGAGGCAGCTGCATGTGGAGCTGAAGGTGAAGCAGGGGGCTGAGAACATGACCCACACGTGCGCCAGTGGCACCCCCAAG GAGAGGAAGCTCCTGGCAGCCGCCCAGCAGATGCTGCGGGACAGCCAGCTGAAGGTGGCCCTGCTGCGGATGAAGATCAGCAGCTTGGAGGCCAGTGGGTCCCCGGAGCCAG GGCCTGAGCTGCTGGCGGAGGAGCTACAGCATCGACTGCACGTTGAGGCAGCTGTGGCTGAGGGCGCCAAGAACGTGGTGAAACTGCTTAGTAGCCGGAGAACACAGGACCGCAAGGCACTGGCTGAG GCCCAGGCCCAGCTACAGGAGTCCTCCCAGAAACTGGACCTCCTGCGGCTGGCCTTGGAGCAGCTGCTGGAGCAACTGCCTCCTGCCCACCCTTTGCGCAGCAGAGTGGCCCGAGAGTTGCGGACTGCGGTGCCTGGATacccccagccttcagggacaCCTGTGAAGCCCACCGCCCTGACAG GGACACTGCAGGTCCGCCTCCTGGGCTGTGAACAGTTGCTGACAGCCGTGCCCGGGCGCTCCCCAGCGGCTGCACTGGCCAGCAGCCCCTCCGAGGGCTGGCTTTGGACCAGGGCCAAGCACCAGCGTGGCCGAGGCGAGCTTGCCA GCGAGGTGCTGGCTGTGCTAAAGGTGGACAACCGTGTCGTGGGGCAGACGGGCTGGGGGCAGGTGGCCGAACAGTCCTGGGACCAGACCTTTGTCATCCCACTGGAGCGA GCCCGTGAGCTGGAGATTGGGGTGCACTGGCGGGACTGGCGGCAGCTATGTGGCGTGGCCTTCCTGAGACTTGAGGACTTCCTGGACAATGCCTGTCACCAACTGTCCCTCAGCCTGGTACCGCAGGGACTGCTTTTTGCCCAG GTGACCTTCTGCGATCCTGTCATTGAGAGGCGGCCCCGGCTGCAGAGGCAGGAACGAATCTTCTCTAAACGCAGAG GCCAGGATTTCCTGAGGGCTTCGCAGATGAACCTCGGCATGGCGGCCTGGGGGCGCCTCGTCATGAACCTGCTGCCCCCCTGCAGCTCACCGAGCATAACCAGCCCCCCCAAAGGGTGCCCTCGGACCCCAACAACACCGCGAGAGGCCTCTGACCCTGCCACTCCCAG TAATTTCCTGCCCAAGAAGACCCCCTTGGGCGAAGAGATGATGCCCCCACCCAAGCCCCCGCGCCTCTACCTCCCCCAGGAGCCAACATCCGAGGAGACTCCG CGCACCAAACGTCCCCATATGGAGGCTAGGACTCGACGTGGGCCATCTCCACCAGCCTCCCCCACCAG GAAACCCCCTCGGCTTCAGGACTTCCGCTGCTTAGCTGTGCTGGGCCGGGGACACTTTGGGAAG GTCCTCCTGGTCCAGTTCAAGGGGACAGGGAAATACTACGCCATCAAAGCACTGAAGAAGCAGGAGGTTCTCAGCCGGGACGAGATAGAGAG CCTGTACTGCGAGAAGCGGATCCTGGAGGCTGTGGGCCGCACAGGGCACCCTTTCCTGCTCTCCCTCCTTGCCTGCTTCCAGACCTCCAGCCATGCCTGCTTTGTGACTGAGTTTGTGCCTGGTGGCGACCTCATGATGCAGATCCACGAGGATGTCTTCCCCGAGCCGCAGGCCCG CTTCTACGTGGCTTGTGTTGTCCTGGGGCTGCAGTTCTTACACGAGAAGAAGATCATTTACAG GGACCTGAAGTTGGATAACCTTCTGCTGGATGCCCAGGGATTCCTGAAGATTGCAGACTTTGGACTCTGCAAGGAAG GGATCGGCTTCGGGGACCGGACTAGCACCTTCTGTGGCACCCCGGAGTTCCTGGCTCCTGAGGTGCTGACCCAGGAGGCGTATACACGGGCTGTGGACTGGTGGGGGCTGGGTGTGCTGCTCTACGAGATGCTGGTGGGTGAG TGCCCGTTCCCAGGGGACACAGAGGAAGAGGTGTTTGACTGCATTGTTAACATGGACGCCCCCTACCCCGGCTTTCTGTCAGTGCAAGGGCTTGAGCTCATTCAGAAG CTCCTCCAGAAGTGCCCGGAGAAGCGCCTCGGGGCGGGTGAGCAGGATGCCGAGGAGATCAAGGTCCAGCCATTCTTCAGG ACCACCAACTGGCAAGCCCTGCTCGCCCGCACCATCCAGCCCCCCTTCGTGCCTACCCTCTGTGGCCCTGCGGACCTGCGCTACTTTGAGGGCGAGTTCACAGGGCTGCCGCCTGCCCTGACCCCACCTGCACCCCACAGCCTCCTCACTGCCCGCCAACAGGCCGCCTTCCAGGACTTCGACTTTGTGTCAGAGCGATTCCTGGAACCCTGA
- the PKN3 gene encoding serine/threonine-protein kinase N3 isoform X6 translates to MEEGAPRQPGPSQWPPEDEKEVIRRAIQKELKIKEGVENLRRAATDRRHLSHVQQLLRSSNRRLEQLHGELRELHARILLPGPGPGPAEPVASGPRPWAEQLRARHLEALRRQLHVELKVKQGAENMTHTCASGTPKERKLLAAAQQMLRDSQLKVALLRMKISSLEASGSPEPGPELLAEELQHRLHVEAAVAEGAKNVVKLLSSRRTQDRKALAEAQAQLQESSQKLDLLRLALEQLLEQLPPAHPLRSRVARELRTAVPGYPQPSGTPVKPTALTGTLQVRLLGCEQLLTAVPGRSPAAALASSPSEGWLWTRAKHQRGRGELASEVLAVLKVDNRVVGQTGWGQVAEQSWDQTFVIPLERARELEIGVHWRDWRQLCGVAFLRLEDFLDNACHQLSLSLVPQGLLFAQVTFCDPVIERRPRLQRQERIFSKRRGQDFLRASQMNLGMAAWGRLVMNLLPPCSSPSITSPPKGCPRTPTTPREASDPATPSNFLPKKTPLGEEMMPPPKPPRLYLPQEPTSEETPRTKRPHMEARTRRGPSPPASPTRKPPRLQDFRCLAVLGRGHFGKVLLVQFKGTGKYYAIKALKKQEVLSRDEIESLYCEKRILEAVGRTGHPFLLSLLACFQTSSHACFVTEFVPGGDLMMQIHEDVFPEPQARFYVACVVLGLQFLHEKKIIYRDLKLDNLLLDAQGFLKIADFGLCKEGIGFGDRTSTFCGTPEFLAPEVLTQEAYTRAVDWWGLGVLLYEMLVGECPFPGDTEEEVFDCIVNMDAPYPGFLSVQGLELIQKLLQKCPEKRLGADHQLASPARPHHPAPLRAYPLWPCGPALL, encoded by the exons CCTGGGCCGAGCCAGTGGCCCCCAGAGGATGAGAAAGAGGTGATCCGTCGGGCCATCCAGAAAGAGCTGAAGATCAAGGAGGGGGTGGAGAACCTGCGGCGCGCGGCCACAGACCGCCGCCACTTGAGCCATGTGCAGCAGCTGCTGCGGTCCTCCAACCGCCGCCTGGAGCAGCTGCATGGCGAGCTGCGGGAGCTGCATGCCCGAATCCTGCTGCccggccctgggcctggcccagctg AGCCTGTGGCCTCAGGACCCCGGCCGTGGGCAGAGCAGCTCAGGGCTCGGCACCTAGAGGCTCTCCGGAGGCAGCTGCATGTGGAGCTGAAGGTGAAGCAGGGGGCTGAGAACATGACCCACACGTGCGCCAGTGGCACCCCCAAG GAGAGGAAGCTCCTGGCAGCCGCCCAGCAGATGCTGCGGGACAGCCAGCTGAAGGTGGCCCTGCTGCGGATGAAGATCAGCAGCTTGGAGGCCAGTGGGTCCCCGGAGCCAG GGCCTGAGCTGCTGGCGGAGGAGCTACAGCATCGACTGCACGTTGAGGCAGCTGTGGCTGAGGGCGCCAAGAACGTGGTGAAACTGCTTAGTAGCCGGAGAACACAGGACCGCAAGGCACTGGCTGAG GCCCAGGCCCAGCTACAGGAGTCCTCCCAGAAACTGGACCTCCTGCGGCTGGCCTTGGAGCAGCTGCTGGAGCAACTGCCTCCTGCCCACCCTTTGCGCAGCAGAGTGGCCCGAGAGTTGCGGACTGCGGTGCCTGGATacccccagccttcagggacaCCTGTGAAGCCCACCGCCCTGACAG GGACACTGCAGGTCCGCCTCCTGGGCTGTGAACAGTTGCTGACAGCCGTGCCCGGGCGCTCCCCAGCGGCTGCACTGGCCAGCAGCCCCTCCGAGGGCTGGCTTTGGACCAGGGCCAAGCACCAGCGTGGCCGAGGCGAGCTTGCCA GCGAGGTGCTGGCTGTGCTAAAGGTGGACAACCGTGTCGTGGGGCAGACGGGCTGGGGGCAGGTGGCCGAACAGTCCTGGGACCAGACCTTTGTCATCCCACTGGAGCGA GCCCGTGAGCTGGAGATTGGGGTGCACTGGCGGGACTGGCGGCAGCTATGTGGCGTGGCCTTCCTGAGACTTGAGGACTTCCTGGACAATGCCTGTCACCAACTGTCCCTCAGCCTGGTACCGCAGGGACTGCTTTTTGCCCAG GTGACCTTCTGCGATCCTGTCATTGAGAGGCGGCCCCGGCTGCAGAGGCAGGAACGAATCTTCTCTAAACGCAGAG GCCAGGATTTCCTGAGGGCTTCGCAGATGAACCTCGGCATGGCGGCCTGGGGGCGCCTCGTCATGAACCTGCTGCCCCCCTGCAGCTCACCGAGCATAACCAGCCCCCCCAAAGGGTGCCCTCGGACCCCAACAACACCGCGAGAGGCCTCTGACCCTGCCACTCCCAG TAATTTCCTGCCCAAGAAGACCCCCTTGGGCGAAGAGATGATGCCCCCACCCAAGCCCCCGCGCCTCTACCTCCCCCAGGAGCCAACATCCGAGGAGACTCCG CGCACCAAACGTCCCCATATGGAGGCTAGGACTCGACGTGGGCCATCTCCACCAGCCTCCCCCACCAG GAAACCCCCTCGGCTTCAGGACTTCCGCTGCTTAGCTGTGCTGGGCCGGGGACACTTTGGGAAG GTCCTCCTGGTCCAGTTCAAGGGGACAGGGAAATACTACGCCATCAAAGCACTGAAGAAGCAGGAGGTTCTCAGCCGGGACGAGATAGAGAG CCTGTACTGCGAGAAGCGGATCCTGGAGGCTGTGGGCCGCACAGGGCACCCTTTCCTGCTCTCCCTCCTTGCCTGCTTCCAGACCTCCAGCCATGCCTGCTTTGTGACTGAGTTTGTGCCTGGTGGCGACCTCATGATGCAGATCCACGAGGATGTCTTCCCCGAGCCGCAGGCCCG CTTCTACGTGGCTTGTGTTGTCCTGGGGCTGCAGTTCTTACACGAGAAGAAGATCATTTACAG GGACCTGAAGTTGGATAACCTTCTGCTGGATGCCCAGGGATTCCTGAAGATTGCAGACTTTGGACTCTGCAAGGAAG GGATCGGCTTCGGGGACCGGACTAGCACCTTCTGTGGCACCCCGGAGTTCCTGGCTCCTGAGGTGCTGACCCAGGAGGCGTATACACGGGCTGTGGACTGGTGGGGGCTGGGTGTGCTGCTCTACGAGATGCTGGTGGGTGAG TGCCCGTTCCCAGGGGACACAGAGGAAGAGGTGTTTGACTGCATTGTTAACATGGACGCCCCCTACCCCGGCTTTCTGTCAGTGCAAGGGCTTGAGCTCATTCAGAAG CTCCTCCAGAAGTGCCCGGAGAAGCGCCTCGGGGCGG ACCACCAACTGGCAAGCCCTGCTCGCCCGCACCATCCAGCCCCCCTTCGTGCCTACCCTCTGTGGCCCTGCGGACCTGCGCTACTTTGA
- the PKN3 gene encoding serine/threonine-protein kinase N3 isoform X3, whose protein sequence is MEEGAPRQPGPSQWPPEDEKEVIRRAIQKELKIKEGVENLRRAATDRRHLSHVQQLLRSSNRRLEQLHGELRELHARILLPGPGPGPAEPVASGPRPWAEQLRARHLEALRRQLHVELKVKQGAENMTHTCASGTPKERKLLAAAQQMLRDSQLKVALLRMKISSLEASGSPEPGPELLAEELQHRLHVEAAVAEGAKNVVKLLSSRRTQDRKALAEAQAQLQESSQKLDLLRLALEQLLEQLPPAHPLRSRVARELRTAVPGYPQPSGTPVKPTALTGTLQVRLLGCEQLLTAVPGRSPAAALASSPSEGWLWTRAKHQRGRGELASEVLAVLKVDNRVVGQTGWGQVAEQSWDQTFVIPLERARELEIGVHWRDWRQLCGVAFLRLEDFLDNACHQLSLSLVPQGLLFAQVTFCDPVIERRPRLQRQERIFSKRRGQDFLRASQMNLGMAAWGRLVMNLLPPCSSPSITSPPKGCPRTPTTPREASDPATPSNFLPKKTPLGEEMMPPPKPPRLYLPQEPTSEETPRTKRPHMEARTRRGPSPPASPTRKPPRLQDFRCLAVLGRGHFGKVLLVQFKGTGKYYAIKALKKQEVLSRDEIESLYCEKRILEAVGRTGHPFLLSLLACFQTSSHACFVTEFVPGGDLMMQIHEDVFPEPQARFYVACVVLGLQFLHEKKIIYRDLKLDNLLLDAQGFLKIADFGLCKEGIGFGDRTSTFCGTPEFLAPEVLTQEAYTRAVDWWGLGVLLYEMLVGECPFPGDTEEEVFDCIVNMDAPYPGFLSVQGLELIQKLLQKCPEKRLGAGEQDAEEIKVQPFFRTTNWQALLARTIQPPFVPTLCGPADLRYFEGEFTGLPPALTPPAPHSLLTARQQAAFQDFDFVSERFLEP, encoded by the exons CCTGGGCCGAGCCAGTGGCCCCCAGAGGATGAGAAAGAGGTGATCCGTCGGGCCATCCAGAAAGAGCTGAAGATCAAGGAGGGGGTGGAGAACCTGCGGCGCGCGGCCACAGACCGCCGCCACTTGAGCCATGTGCAGCAGCTGCTGCGGTCCTCCAACCGCCGCCTGGAGCAGCTGCATGGCGAGCTGCGGGAGCTGCATGCCCGAATCCTGCTGCccggccctgggcctggcccagctg AGCCTGTGGCCTCAGGACCCCGGCCGTGGGCAGAGCAGCTCAGGGCTCGGCACCTAGAGGCTCTCCGGAGGCAGCTGCATGTGGAGCTGAAGGTGAAGCAGGGGGCTGAGAACATGACCCACACGTGCGCCAGTGGCACCCCCAAG GAGAGGAAGCTCCTGGCAGCCGCCCAGCAGATGCTGCGGGACAGCCAGCTGAAGGTGGCCCTGCTGCGGATGAAGATCAGCAGCTTGGAGGCCAGTGGGTCCCCGGAGCCAG GGCCTGAGCTGCTGGCGGAGGAGCTACAGCATCGACTGCACGTTGAGGCAGCTGTGGCTGAGGGCGCCAAGAACGTGGTGAAACTGCTTAGTAGCCGGAGAACACAGGACCGCAAGGCACTGGCTGAG GCCCAGGCCCAGCTACAGGAGTCCTCCCAGAAACTGGACCTCCTGCGGCTGGCCTTGGAGCAGCTGCTGGAGCAACTGCCTCCTGCCCACCCTTTGCGCAGCAGAGTGGCCCGAGAGTTGCGGACTGCGGTGCCTGGATacccccagccttcagggacaCCTGTGAAGCCCACCGCCCTGACAG GGACACTGCAGGTCCGCCTCCTGGGCTGTGAACAGTTGCTGACAGCCGTGCCCGGGCGCTCCCCAGCGGCTGCACTGGCCAGCAGCCCCTCCGAGGGCTGGCTTTGGACCAGGGCCAAGCACCAGCGTGGCCGAGGCGAGCTTGCCA GCGAGGTGCTGGCTGTGCTAAAGGTGGACAACCGTGTCGTGGGGCAGACGGGCTGGGGGCAGGTGGCCGAACAGTCCTGGGACCAGACCTTTGTCATCCCACTGGAGCGA GCCCGTGAGCTGGAGATTGGGGTGCACTGGCGGGACTGGCGGCAGCTATGTGGCGTGGCCTTCCTGAGACTTGAGGACTTCCTGGACAATGCCTGTCACCAACTGTCCCTCAGCCTGGTACCGCAGGGACTGCTTTTTGCCCAG GTGACCTTCTGCGATCCTGTCATTGAGAGGCGGCCCCGGCTGCAGAGGCAGGAACGAATCTTCTCTAAACGCAGAG GCCAGGATTTCCTGAGGGCTTCGCAGATGAACCTCGGCATGGCGGCCTGGGGGCGCCTCGTCATGAACCTGCTGCCCCCCTGCAGCTCACCGAGCATAACCAGCCCCCCCAAAGGGTGCCCTCGGACCCCAACAACACCGCGAGAGGCCTCTGACCCTGCCACTCCCAG TAATTTCCTGCCCAAGAAGACCCCCTTGGGCGAAGAGATGATGCCCCCACCCAAGCCCCCGCGCCTCTACCTCCCCCAGGAGCCAACATCCGAGGAGACTCCG CGCACCAAACGTCCCCATATGGAGGCTAGGACTCGACGTGGGCCATCTCCACCAGCCTCCCCCACCAG GAAACCCCCTCGGCTTCAGGACTTCCGCTGCTTAGCTGTGCTGGGCCGGGGACACTTTGGGAAG GTCCTCCTGGTCCAGTTCAAGGGGACAGGGAAATACTACGCCATCAAAGCACTGAAGAAGCAGGAGGTTCTCAGCCGGGACGAGATAGAGAG CCTGTACTGCGAGAAGCGGATCCTGGAGGCTGTGGGCCGCACAGGGCACCCTTTCCTGCTCTCCCTCCTTGCCTGCTTCCAGACCTCCAGCCATGCCTGCTTTGTGACTGAGTTTGTGCCTGGTGGCGACCTCATGATGCAGATCCACGAGGATGTCTTCCCCGAGCCGCAGGCCCG CTTCTACGTGGCTTGTGTTGTCCTGGGGCTGCAGTTCTTACACGAGAAGAAGATCATTTACAG GGACCTGAAGTTGGATAACCTTCTGCTGGATGCCCAGGGATTCCTGAAGATTGCAGACTTTGGACTCTGCAAGGAAG GGATCGGCTTCGGGGACCGGACTAGCACCTTCTGTGGCACCCCGGAGTTCCTGGCTCCTGAGGTGCTGACCCAGGAGGCGTATACACGGGCTGTGGACTGGTGGGGGCTGGGTGTGCTGCTCTACGAGATGCTGGTGGGTGAG TGCCCGTTCCCAGGGGACACAGAGGAAGAGGTGTTTGACTGCATTGTTAACATGGACGCCCCCTACCCCGGCTTTCTGTCAGTGCAAGGGCTTGAGCTCATTCAGAAG CTCCTCCAGAAGTGCCCGGAGAAGCGCCTCGGGGCGGGTGAGCAGGATGCCGAGGAGATCAAGGTCCAGCCATTCTTCAGG ACCACCAACTGGCAAGCCCTGCTCGCCCGCACCATCCAGCCCCCCTTCGTGCCTACCCTCTGTGGCCCTGCGGACCTGCGCTACTTTGAGGGCGAGTTCACAGGGCTGCCGCCTGCCCTGACCCCACCTGCACCCCACAGCCTCCTCACTGCCCGCCAACAGGCCGCCTTCCAGGACTTCGACTTTGTGTCAGAGCGATTCCTGGAACCCTGA